One segment of Setaria viridis chromosome 4, Setaria_viridis_v4.0, whole genome shotgun sequence DNA contains the following:
- the LOC117853561 gene encoding uncharacterized protein yields MIDDDQTTQDLWLTIEGLFHANKQSRATFLSHDFHSMTQGNSSITVHYQRMKTLADALRDVGHPIQDSQLVLNLLHGLNPRFSNTIEDIANSTAGFPSLDQARDMLTLKELRLANKEKISNSTTLLARNSSSSSSFDCMGGCRPPSGSIQTGGSSSSNGHGGKKKWQKKGSDGF; encoded by the coding sequence ATGATTGATGATGATCAGACAACTCAGGATCTCTGGCTCACCATCGAGGGACTCTTCCATGCCAACAAGCAGTCCCGGGCAACCTTCCTcagccacgacttccactccatgacgcAAGGCAACTCCTCCATCACCGTGCACTATCAACGCATGAAGACTCTCGCCGACGCCCTCCGTGATGTTGGCCATCCCATTCAGGACTCCCAGCTTGTCTTGAATCTCCTCCATGGCCTCAACCCGCGCTTCTCCAACACCATCGAAgacatcgccaactccaccgccGGCTTCCCGTCCTTAGACCAGGCACGTGACATGCTCACCTTGAAGGAACTTCGCCTCGCCAACAaggagaagatctccaactccaccaccctCCTCGCCAGGAACtcctcatcatcttcatccttCGACTGTATGGGCGGGTGTCGCCCACCGTCTGGTTCTATCCAGACTggcggcagcagcagtagcaacGGTCATGgtggcaagaagaagtggcagaAGAAGGGCAGCGACGGCTTCTAG
- the LOC117851880 gene encoding transcription factor SPEECHLESS, which translates to MAEALCDQLFSDVDGELMHHPSDADDLFGILEAWEDCVTGGGSTPRGAEVSRTANATTPKPPSAVGSIRRLHDRDQGDATVPAPKRQRCSPAVSSEAAAATSEDGAANNKTSHITVERNRRKQMNQHLAVLRSLMPCFYVKRGDQASIIGGVVDYIKELQQVLQSLEAKKQRKAYTEQVLSPRPPPPSCSPRPPLSPRPPLPPLKSTPPISPRPSVLISPRTPPTPGSPYKLRRQPPSPLPLPLSPPGSAYASPARTPTREPSPAPSYLPSLDTIAAELCAYAARGTNKQQQAPVALPAAAGGGGLLPDVKVEFAGANLVVKTVSHRAPGQAVKIIAALEGRSLDILDAKISTVDDTAVNSFTIKIGIECELSAEELVQEIQQAFS; encoded by the exons ATGGCGGAGGCACTGTGCGATCAGCTCTTCTCCGACGTCGACGGCGAGTTGATGCACCATCCCTCCGACGCCGACGACCTCTTCGGCATCCTCGAGGCGTGGGAGGACTGCGTCACTGGCGGTGGTAGTACTCCACGCGGCGCTGAAGTGTCGCGGACCGCTAATGCCACAACGCCCAAGCCACCGTCGGCAGTGGGAAGCATCCGGCGGCTCCATGACCGGGACCAGGGAGACGCTACGGTGCCAGCGCCGAAGAGGCAGAGGTGCTCGCCAGCGGTGTCGTCAGAAGCAGCGGCGGCTACGAGTGAGGATGGCGCGGCAAATAATAAGACTTCACACATCACGGTGGAGCGCAACCGGAGGAAGCAGATGAACCAGCACCTCGCCGTGCTGCGCTCCCTCATGCCATGCTTCTACGTCAAGCGA GGAGACCAGGCATCCATCATTGGAGGTGTGGtggactacatcaaggagctgCAGCAAGTCCTGCAGTCGCTGGAGGCCAAGAAGCAGCGCAAGGCCTATACCGAGCAGGTCCTcagcccgcggccgccgccgcccagctgcAGCCCGCGGCCACCGCTAAGCCctcggccgcccctgccgccgctcaAGTCCACGCCGCCCATCAGCCCGCGGCCGTCCGTCCTGATCAGCCCCAGGACGCCGCCGACTCCAGGCAGCCCGTACAAGCTCCGCAGGCAGCCGCcttcgccgctgccgctgcccctGTCACCGCCGGGCTCGGCGTACGCGTCCccggcgaggacgccgacgCGCGAGCCGAGCCCAGCGCCCTCGTACCTGCCGTCGCTGGACACGATCGCCGCCGAGCTCTGCGCTTACGCTGCCCGTGGCACcaacaagcagcagcaggcgccggTGGCGCTtcctgcggcggccggcggcggcggcctcctcccggACGTGAAGGTGGAGTTCGCCGGCGCCAACCTGGTGGTGAAGACGGTATCGCATCGCGCGCCGGGACAGGCCGTGAAGATCATCGCCGCGCTCGAGGGCCGGTCTCTAGATATCCTCGACGCCAAGATCAGCACTGTCGACGACACCGCAGTGAACTCCTTCACCATCAAG ATTGGAATCGAATGCGAGCTCAGTGCTGAAGAGCTGGTGCAAGAGATTCAGCAAGCCTTCTCGTAA